In the Pseudomonas orientalis genome, one interval contains:
- the ggt gene encoding gamma-glutamyltransferase, translating to MKYQAFNRTLIATALVLTVSGVQAASQAPVAGENGMVVTAQHLATQVGVDVLKAGGNAVDAAVAVGYALAVVYPAAGNLGGGGFMTVQLADGRKTFLDFREKAPLAATANMYLDKDGNVIEGLSTKGHLAVAVPGTVSGMELALNKYGTLKRAQVIAPAIKLAENGFALEQGDIDLLHTATGEFEKDQDLRAIFLHNGQPLQVGQTLVQKDLARTLKEVSAKGSDGFYKGWVAKALVDSSQAGKGLITQADLDAYKPRELAPIECDYRGYHVVSAPPPSSGGVVICQIMNILEGYPMADLGYHSAQGLHYQIEAMRHAYVDRNSYLGDPDFVKNPIAHLLDKNYAAKLRDAIEPHKAGDSQAIKPGVSPHEGNNTTHYSIVDTWGNAVSVTYTLNDWFGAGVMASRTGVILNDEMDDFTAKVGVPNMYGLVQGEANAIAAGKTPLSSMSPTIVTRDGKVVMVAGTPGGSRIITATLLTILNVIDYKMNIQEAVDAPRFHQQWMPQATNLETFAVSPDTRKILESWGHTFAGPQDANHVAAILVGAPALDGKPVGNNRFYGANDPRRNTGLSLGY from the coding sequence ATGAAATACCAAGCCTTCAACCGCACCTTGATTGCCACTGCCCTGGTGTTGACGGTCAGTGGTGTGCAGGCCGCTTCCCAGGCTCCGGTGGCCGGGGAAAATGGCATGGTGGTCACCGCCCAGCATTTGGCAACGCAGGTGGGTGTGGATGTGCTCAAGGCCGGTGGCAATGCGGTGGATGCGGCCGTTGCGGTCGGTTACGCCCTGGCCGTGGTGTACCCGGCGGCGGGCAATCTGGGCGGCGGTGGGTTCATGACCGTGCAACTGGCGGACGGGCGCAAGACGTTCCTCGACTTTCGCGAAAAAGCCCCGCTGGCGGCGACGGCCAATATGTACCTGGATAAAGACGGCAACGTCATCGAGGGCTTGAGCACCAAGGGTCACCTGGCTGTCGCTGTGCCCGGCACCGTTTCCGGCATGGAGCTGGCCCTGAACAAATACGGCACCCTCAAGCGCGCCCAAGTGATTGCGCCGGCGATCAAGCTGGCAGAAAACGGTTTTGCCCTGGAGCAGGGCGACATCGACCTGCTGCACACCGCCACCGGCGAGTTTGAAAAAGATCAGGATCTGCGCGCGATCTTCCTGCACAACGGGCAGCCGCTGCAGGTCGGCCAGACGCTGGTGCAGAAGGACCTGGCCAGGACCCTCAAGGAAGTGTCCGCCAAGGGCAGCGATGGCTTCTATAAAGGTTGGGTCGCCAAGGCCCTGGTGGACTCCAGCCAGGCCGGCAAGGGGCTGATTACCCAGGCGGACCTGGACGCATACAAACCCCGCGAACTGGCGCCCATCGAGTGCGACTACCGTGGCTACCATGTGGTCTCGGCGCCACCGCCAAGCTCCGGTGGCGTGGTGATCTGCCAGATCATGAATATCCTCGAAGGCTACCCGATGGCGGACCTGGGCTATCACTCGGCCCAGGGCCTGCATTACCAGATCGAAGCGATGCGTCACGCGTATGTGGACCGCAACAGCTATCTTGGCGACCCGGATTTCGTGAAGAACCCGATCGCGCATCTGCTGGATAAAAACTACGCGGCGAAACTGCGCGACGCCATCGAGCCGCACAAGGCCGGGGATTCCCAGGCGATCAAGCCTGGGGTATCGCCCCATGAAGGCAATAACACCACCCACTATTCCATCGTCGACACCTGGGGCAACGCGGTTTCCGTCACCTACACCCTCAACGACTGGTTTGGCGCGGGTGTGATGGCGAGCAGGACCGGTGTGATCCTCAATGACGAAATGGACGACTTCACCGCCAAGGTCGGCGTGCCGAACATGTACGGGCTGGTCCAGGGTGAAGCCAATGCCATCGCGGCGGGCAAGACGCCGTTGTCGTCGATGAGCCCGACCATCGTCACGCGGGATGGCAAGGTGGTCATGGTGGCGGGCACGCCGGGCGGCAGCCGCATCATCACGGCGACCTTACTGACCATCCTGAATGTCATCGACTACAAGATGAACATCCAGGAGGCCGTAGACGCGCCGCGTTTCCACCAGCAATGGATGCCGCAGGCCACCAACCTTGAAACCTTTGCGGTCAGCCCGGATACCCGCAAGATCCTCGAAAGCTGGGGCCACACGTTCGCCGGTCCCCAGGATGCCAACCACGTGGCCGCCATCCTGGTGGGTGCTCCGGCCCTGGATGGCAAACCGGTGGGCAACAACCGCTTCTATGGCGCGAACGACCCGCGTCGCAATACTGGGCTATCGCTGGGTTACTGA
- a CDS encoding DUF1294 domain-containing protein: MNIQHPRLKALLFVLLCAAPLLGSALLWHRGETVMPLAAYGVVSVMAFFLYWSDKRKAQTEGRRVPENILHAVELAGGWPGALIAQQVFRHKTRKVSYQVLFWVIVLLHQVFWLDQLFLGGTLLSIL; encoded by the coding sequence GTGAACATTCAACACCCACGCTTGAAGGCGTTGCTCTTCGTGCTGCTGTGCGCCGCGCCGCTGCTGGGTTCGGCGCTGCTGTGGCATCGTGGCGAGACGGTCATGCCGCTGGCAGCCTACGGGGTGGTCAGCGTGATGGCGTTCTTTCTGTACTGGAGCGACAAGCGCAAGGCGCAGACAGAGGGCCGGCGCGTCCCGGAGAACATCCTGCACGCTGTCGAACTGGCGGGCGGTTGGCCGGGGGCACTGATCGCGCAGCAGGTGTTCCGGCACAAGACGCGCAAGGTGTCCTACCAGGTGCTGTTCTGGGTGATCGTACTGCTGCACCAGGTGTTCTGGCTGGACCAACTGTTTCTCGGCGGCACGCTACTCTCGATCCTCTAG
- a CDS encoding alpha/beta hydrolase family protein codes for MMRLCAVLVLSLCGGLLSVHAAPAPHPHWSVGFHRMSILDPLDSQPMKAIAFYPSTDAEHTTALGAYHVAAGEDAKVAIGRFPMLMLSHGNTGTPLALHDLATSLARKGFVVVAVLHPGDNYKDHSRLGTVSNLYGRPIQISQAITAALNDPMLSPFVDIDQVGVIGYSAGGETALILAGAKPDFERLRRYCQQRPEDRDACTTKGELVVDRDDLQPQADPRIHALMLMAPLSLMFGRHTLADVHVPVLLYSGDGDQLVAVDKNAAALARKLPEPPDFKLLAGAGHFVFMAPCDSDQLATMPAICTDADGVDREGIHRDLVSEAGRFFSHTLGEATRAGLQTADQ; via the coding sequence ATGATGCGTCTCTGTGCTGTTTTGGTTCTTTCCCTGTGCGGCGGCCTGCTTTCAGTGCACGCCGCGCCAGCGCCGCACCCGCATTGGAGCGTGGGCTTTCATCGCATGAGCATTCTCGACCCGCTGGATTCGCAGCCGATGAAGGCCATTGCGTTTTACCCTTCCACCGACGCCGAACACACCACGGCGTTGGGTGCCTACCATGTGGCGGCCGGCGAAGACGCCAAGGTGGCCATCGGGCGTTTCCCGATGCTGATGTTGTCCCACGGCAATACCGGTACACCGCTGGCCCTGCATGACCTGGCCACCTCGCTGGCGCGCAAGGGCTTTGTGGTGGTGGCGGTGCTGCACCCCGGTGACAACTACAAGGACCACAGCCGCCTCGGCACCGTGAGCAACTTGTATGGTCGGCCAATCCAGATTTCCCAGGCCATCACCGCGGCCTTGAACGACCCGATGCTGTCGCCCTTCGTCGACATCGACCAGGTGGGCGTGATCGGCTATTCGGCCGGCGGCGAAACCGCGCTGATCCTGGCCGGTGCCAAACCGGATTTCGAGCGCCTGCGCCGCTATTGCCAGCAGCGCCCGGAGGACCGTGACGCCTGCACCACCAAAGGCGAACTGGTGGTCGACCGTGACGACTTGCAGCCCCAGGCCGATCCGCGCATCCATGCGCTGATGCTGATGGCGCCGCTGAGCCTGATGTTCGGTCGCCATACCCTGGCCGACGTGCATGTGCCGGTGCTGCTCTACAGCGGCGATGGCGACCAATTGGTGGCCGTGGACAAGAACGCCGCCGCCCTGGCGCGCAAACTGCCGGAGCCGCCGGACTTTAAACTGTTGGCCGGGGCAGGGCACTTCGTGTTCATGGCGCCGTGCGACAGCGACCAGTTGGCGACGATGCCGGCCATCTGCACCGATGCCGATGGCGTCGACCGTGAGGGTATCCACCGCGACCTGGTCTCCGAGGCGGGGCGCTTTTTCAGTCACACCCTTGGCGAGGCCACTCGCGCCGGGCTACAGACGGCTGATCAGTAA
- a CDS encoding MmcQ/YjbR family DNA-binding protein, whose product MSMSEAQVAAFCLSLPGAREDYKWGGVRVFSIAGNKMFALQNLRGDSLAFKVDKALFLGHVDRPGIHPAPYLARAQWIIMNTPYPLGPEELRGLLQRSHQLVVSKLPKRMQVGLMLEDRE is encoded by the coding sequence ATGAGCATGAGCGAAGCACAGGTCGCAGCGTTTTGCCTGAGCCTGCCTGGCGCGCGCGAGGACTACAAATGGGGCGGTGTGCGGGTGTTCTCGATTGCCGGCAACAAGATGTTCGCGTTGCAGAACCTGCGCGGCGATTCATTGGCATTCAAGGTCGACAAGGCGCTGTTCCTCGGCCACGTCGACCGCCCGGGCATCCACCCGGCGCCCTACCTGGCACGCGCGCAGTGGATCATCATGAACACGCCCTACCCGCTCGGGCCCGAGGAACTGCGTGGCTTGTTGCAGCGCTCGCACCAGTTGGTGGTAAGCAAGCTGCCCAAGCGCATGCAGGTCGGGTTAATGCTAGAGGATCGAGAGTAG
- the xth gene encoding exodeoxyribonuclease III, which translates to MKALKIATFNINGIRARLPNLLQWLAREQPDVVCLQELKAPESLFPYADFEAAGYGAICLGQASWNGVAILARDAQPLESRRGLPGDDSDDQSRYIEAAVHGVLVGCLYLPNGNPQPGPKFDYKLAWFERLIDYARALQASDHPVLLAGDFNVVPTDLDIYNPRSWLKDALLQPESRACYQRLLEQGWTDSLRHLYPEERVYTFWDYFRQHWQKNSGLRIDHLLLNPALKPYLKNAGVDAWVRNEAHASDHAPTWIEIGTRKKR; encoded by the coding sequence ATGAAAGCGTTGAAAATCGCCACCTTCAATATCAACGGCATTCGTGCCCGTCTGCCCAACCTCCTGCAGTGGCTGGCGCGCGAGCAGCCGGACGTCGTTTGCCTGCAAGAGCTCAAGGCGCCGGAAAGCCTGTTTCCCTATGCCGATTTCGAAGCGGCTGGCTACGGCGCGATTTGCCTGGGCCAGGCCTCGTGGAACGGGGTGGCGATTCTGGCCAGGGACGCCCAGCCGCTGGAGAGCCGGCGCGGCCTGCCTGGTGACGACAGCGACGATCAAAGCCGCTACATCGAAGCGGCCGTGCATGGCGTGTTGGTCGGCTGCTTGTACCTGCCCAATGGCAACCCGCAACCGGGGCCGAAATTCGATTACAAACTGGCCTGGTTCGAACGCCTGATCGACTACGCCCGGGCGTTGCAGGCCAGTGATCATCCGGTGCTGCTGGCCGGGGATTTCAACGTGGTACCCACCGACCTGGACATCTACAACCCGCGCTCCTGGCTCAAGGATGCGCTGTTGCAACCCGAGAGCCGAGCCTGCTATCAGCGCCTGCTGGAACAGGGCTGGACAGATTCATTACGGCATTTGTACCCCGAAGAACGGGTGTATACGTTCTGGGATTATTTCCGCCAGCACTGGCAGAAGAATTCAGGCCTGCGCATCGACCATCTGTTGCTCAACCCCGCGCTCAAGCCCTATCTGAAGAATGCCGGCGTCGACGCCTGGGTGCGCAACGAGGCGCATGCCAGTGACCATGCGCCCACTTGGATTGAGATCGGCACGCGCAAAAAACGTTAA
- a CDS encoding LysR substrate-binding domain-containing protein: MQDLNDLYYFAKVVEAGGFAAAGRLLGIPKSRLSRRIAELEERLGARLLQRTTRQLTLTSVGERYLRHCQAMLLEAEMADEAVASMSTEPRGRLRVTCPVGLAQQILPELVAGFLAAHPLVQLDMTLVNRRVDLVAEGIDVALRVRELGDEDPLLVTKRLREAHTVLVASPALLRDRRVETLEDLRQLPIMGALEADRMVHQRIIDPQGNAHELVMEARLGIEDFIVRKTSALMGVGFTVLPMMYCEEELANGRLVQLLPQWSLPGGWLQAVYPHRRGVLPAIRAWIDYMEEGFKGCGDRLL, encoded by the coding sequence ATGCAAGACCTTAACGACCTCTACTATTTCGCCAAAGTCGTCGAAGCCGGCGGTTTCGCCGCCGCCGGGCGGCTGTTGGGCATTCCCAAGTCGCGACTGTCGCGGCGCATTGCCGAGCTGGAAGAGCGCCTGGGCGCACGTCTGCTGCAACGCACCACGCGGCAACTGACCCTGACCTCCGTCGGCGAACGCTACCTGCGCCACTGCCAGGCAATGCTGCTGGAAGCGGAGATGGCCGATGAGGCCGTGGCGAGCATGTCCACCGAACCCCGTGGGCGCCTGCGGGTCACGTGCCCGGTCGGGCTGGCCCAGCAGATCCTGCCGGAACTGGTGGCCGGGTTTCTCGCCGCGCACCCGCTGGTGCAGTTGGACATGACCCTGGTGAACCGTCGCGTCGACCTGGTGGCCGAAGGCATCGACGTGGCGTTGCGCGTACGCGAACTGGGTGACGAAGACCCGCTGCTGGTCACCAAGCGCCTGCGCGAGGCGCACACCGTGCTGGTGGCCAGCCCGGCGCTCCTGCGCGACCGCCGGGTAGAGACCCTGGAAGACCTCAGGCAATTGCCGATCATGGGCGCACTCGAGGCGGACCGCATGGTGCACCAGCGCATCATCGACCCCCAGGGCAACGCCCATGAGCTGGTCATGGAGGCTCGCCTGGGCATCGAAGACTTTATCGTGCGCAAGACCAGCGCCCTCATGGGCGTGGGCTTCACGGTGCTGCCGATGATGTATTGCGAAGAGGAACTGGCCAACGGCCGGCTGGTGCAGCTGTTACCGCAATGGTCGTTACCCGGTGGCTGGCTGCAGGCCGTGTATCCGCACCGGCGCGGCGTGCTGCCGGCGATCCGCGCCTGGATCGACTATATGGAAGAGGGCTTCAAGGGCTGCGGAGATCGTCTGTTATGA
- a CDS encoding MFS transporter encodes MPAAPSSLSITLQIVSIVFYTFIAFICIGLPIAVIPGYVHEHLGYSAVVAGVTIGSQYLATLLSRPMAGRMSDNVGTKRAIVLGLAGILISGVLTFIAVLLEHIPALSLAILIVGRLLLGVAQGLIGVGTISWCMGAIGTEHTARSISWNGIASYGAIAIGAPLGVVMVADYGFASLGLALAGLAALGLVLIRNKPSVPVVRGERLPFWAVFGRIAPFGASLCLASIGYGTLTTFITLYYLNRGWTGAAYCLTVFGACFILSRLVFISAISRVGGFSAAIACMLIETLGLTLLWLAPSTGVALMGAGLTGVGLSLVYPALGVEAIKRVPDSSRGAGLSAYAVFFDLALAIAGPLMGAVALNLGYGWIFFCAALLSVTALALTVLLKRRAY; translated from the coding sequence ATGCCCGCCGCCCCCTCTTCCCTGTCGATCACCCTGCAGATCGTCTCCATCGTCTTCTACACCTTTATCGCGTTCATCTGCATCGGCCTGCCGATTGCGGTGATTCCAGGCTATGTGCACGAACATCTGGGCTACAGCGCAGTCGTTGCCGGCGTCACTATTGGCTCGCAGTACCTGGCGACCCTGCTCAGTCGGCCGATGGCCGGGCGCATGTCGGACAATGTCGGCACCAAGCGTGCGATCGTGCTGGGCCTGGCCGGTATTCTGATCAGTGGCGTGCTGACGTTTATCGCCGTACTGCTTGAGCACATCCCGGCGCTGAGCCTGGCTATCCTGATCGTCGGTCGGCTGTTGCTGGGCGTGGCCCAGGGCCTGATTGGCGTAGGCACTATCAGCTGGTGCATGGGCGCGATCGGCACCGAGCACACGGCCCGTTCGATCTCCTGGAATGGCATCGCCTCCTATGGCGCCATCGCCATCGGCGCGCCGCTGGGGGTGGTGATGGTGGCCGATTATGGCTTCGCCAGCCTGGGCCTGGCGCTGGCGGGGTTGGCCGCGCTGGGCCTGGTGCTGATCCGCAATAAACCTTCGGTACCGGTGGTGCGCGGCGAGCGCTTGCCATTCTGGGCGGTGTTTGGCCGTATCGCCCCGTTTGGCGCCAGCCTGTGTCTGGCTTCGATTGGCTACGGCACGCTGACCACTTTTATCACCCTGTATTACCTGAATCGCGGCTGGACCGGCGCGGCGTATTGCCTGACGGTATTCGGGGCGTGTTTTATTCTGTCGCGTCTGGTGTTTATTTCCGCCATCAGCCGCGTCGGCGGTTTTAGCGCCGCCATTGCCTGCATGCTCATCGAAACCCTGGGCCTCACGTTGCTGTGGCTGGCGCCGTCGACCGGCGTGGCATTGATGGGCGCCGGGCTGACCGGCGTCGGTCTGTCACTGGTCTATCCGGCGCTTGGTGTGGAAGCCATCAAGCGTGTGCCGGACAGCAGCCGGGGCGCCGGGCTGAGTGCGTATGCGGTATTTTTCGACCTGGCCCTGGCGATTGCCGGGCCGTTGATGGGCGCCGTGGCACTGAACCTCGGCTACGGCTGGATCTTCTTCTGCGCGGCGCTGCTGTCGGTGACGGCGCTGGCACTGACCGTGCTGCTCAAGCGTCGCGCTTACTGA
- the pnuC gene encoding nicotinamide riboside transporter PnuC: MSGLELFAAVLGVIAVWLTVKQNPWCWPIGLVMVLLYTWVFYDVKLYSDMLLQVVYAALQLYGWWQWTRAGAVKQGRQVSRLGMPAVMAGLAVGAVGSLLLGAAMAHWTDAAQPWLDAALTGFSLVAQLWMAQKRVQCWPLWIALDVIFVGLFLYKGLYLTAVLYALFTVIAVQGWREWRADPALHP, from the coding sequence ATGTCCGGGCTTGAATTGTTCGCCGCCGTACTGGGGGTGATCGCCGTCTGGCTGACGGTCAAGCAGAACCCTTGGTGCTGGCCCATCGGCCTGGTGATGGTGCTGCTCTATACCTGGGTGTTCTACGACGTAAAGCTTTACTCCGACATGTTGCTGCAAGTGGTGTACGCCGCCTTGCAACTCTATGGCTGGTGGCAATGGACCCGCGCCGGCGCGGTCAAGCAGGGACGCCAGGTCTCCCGTCTGGGCATGCCGGCGGTCATGGCCGGCCTGGCCGTCGGCGCTGTCGGTAGCCTGTTGCTCGGCGCCGCCATGGCTCACTGGACCGACGCCGCCCAGCCCTGGCTTGACGCGGCCCTCACCGGCTTCAGCCTGGTGGCGCAGCTGTGGATGGCGCAAAAACGCGTGCAGTGCTGGCCGTTGTGGATCGCGCTGGATGTGATTTTCGTCGGACTGTTCCTCTACAAAGGCCTCTACCTCACCGCCGTGCTGTATGCGCTGTTTACCGTGATTGCCGTGCAAGGCTGGCGTGAATGGCGCGCCGACCCGGCGTTGCACCCATGA
- a CDS encoding AAA family ATPase: MKVVVLAGPESSGKSWLAAELHAHFGGLMVGEYVRSFIDEHQRDTCLADIPAIARGQLAWEDAARARRPALLILDTHLLTNRLWSQTLFGDYPGWLDSELLARHYDLHLLLSPEDVEWSADGQRCQPQLADRRAFFQAGLDWMHAHHQPVMVIRGDWQARREAAFAAVERLLASVTTD, translated from the coding sequence ATGAAGGTGGTGGTACTGGCAGGTCCGGAATCGAGTGGTAAAAGCTGGCTGGCCGCAGAGCTGCATGCGCACTTCGGCGGGCTGATGGTGGGTGAATATGTGCGCTCTTTCATCGACGAACATCAACGCGATACCTGCCTGGCGGATATCCCGGCGATTGCCCGGGGCCAGTTGGCCTGGGAGGATGCGGCGCGCGCCAGGCGCCCGGCGCTGCTGATCCTCGATACTCACCTGCTGACCAACAGGCTCTGGAGCCAGACGCTGTTTGGCGACTACCCAGGCTGGCTCGACAGCGAACTGCTGGCCCGTCATTACGACTTGCATCTGCTGCTGTCCCCGGAGGACGTGGAATGGAGCGCCGACGGCCAGCGCTGCCAACCGCAACTGGCGGACCGCCGGGCGTTCTTCCAGGCCGGCCTGGACTGGATGCATGCGCATCACCAGCCAGTGATGGTGATCAGGGGTGATTGGCAAGCGCGCCGGGAAGCAGCGTTTGCTGCCGTCGAGCGCCTGCTCGCGTCTGTTACGACCGATTAA
- a CDS encoding FMN-dependent NADH-azoreductase, with product MKLLHIDSSILGDNSASRQLSAGVVKAWQAAEPGVEVTYRDLASEGINHFSGATLGALGTAAELRDAAQKHEAELSASSLAEFLAADAVVIGAPMYNFTIPTQLKAWIDRIAVAGQTFRYTEAGPEGLCGNKKVIIVSTAGGLHAGQASGAAHEGYLKLLFGFLGITDIEIVRAEGLAYGDEVRSKALSDANVLISEQLFAAA from the coding sequence ATGAAACTCTTGCATATCGATTCCAGCATTCTCGGCGACAACTCCGCTTCCCGTCAGCTCAGCGCTGGCGTGGTCAAGGCGTGGCAGGCCGCCGAGCCGGGCGTGGAAGTGACTTACCGTGACCTGGCCAGCGAAGGGATCAATCATTTCTCCGGCGCGACCCTGGGTGCATTGGGCACCGCCGCCGAACTGCGCGATGCCGCGCAAAAGCACGAGGCCGAACTGAGTGCATCGTCGCTGGCTGAGTTCCTCGCCGCCGATGCCGTCGTGATAGGTGCGCCGATGTACAACTTCACCATCCCGACCCAGCTCAAGGCCTGGATCGACCGTATCGCCGTCGCCGGCCAGACGTTCCGCTACACCGAAGCCGGCCCTGAAGGCCTGTGCGGCAACAAAAAAGTCATCATCGTCTCCACCGCTGGCGGCCTGCATGCCGGCCAGGCATCCGGTGCCGCCCATGAAGGCTACTTGAAGCTGCTGTTCGGCTTCCTCGGCATCACTGATATCGAAATCGTGCGCGCCGAAGGCCTGGCCTATGGCGACGAAGTTCGCAGCAAAGCGCTGAGCGATGCCAACGTGCTGATCAGCGAGCAATTGTTCGCCGCCGCGTAA
- a CDS encoding methyl-accepting chemotaxis protein produces the protein MNSLRNMSISRRLWLILIVAVLMLLTLGALMLKQIHDDLYQAKRQQTQHVVQTASGVLGYYQNLEKTGTLTRAAAQQQALSAVRGLRYDHDDYFWINDLTPVMIMHAANPKLDGQNLSAIRDPDGFAVFNEFVSLAKAKGAGIVNYRWPKPGADAPVQKTSYIQLFEPWGWIIGSGVYVDDVQAEFTGQVWKASAIGLAIALVMTLLVLLIARSIVQPLQAAVNAMANIASGESDLTRSLDTHGRDEVTQLSQHFNTFTAKLRQVVGQLQVCANALGESSSELGHNASQAHDRSQQQSQQMELVATAINEVTYGVQDVAKNAEHAASEMRDAQAQAQQGQVNIDSSLQQIDQLSGTISQAVEVIRTLSSESTQIGGVLEVIRSIADQTNLLALNAAIEAARAGEQGRGFAVVADEVRLLAQRTQKSTAEIQAMIERLQGHSEAAVKVISDSHSASQLTIEQAGLAGASLSAIGQALQNLNGLNASIASATLQQAHVVEDINQNVTQAAGLSHSTALAAEQSSVASAQLRGLSEQLDGLLRQFRI, from the coding sequence ATGAACAGTTTGCGCAATATGTCGATCAGCCGGCGTCTCTGGCTGATCCTGATAGTCGCCGTGCTGATGCTGCTGACCTTGGGCGCCTTGATGCTCAAACAGATCCATGACGACCTTTACCAGGCCAAGCGCCAGCAGACCCAGCACGTGGTGCAAACCGCCAGCGGCGTGCTCGGCTACTACCAGAACCTGGAAAAGACCGGGACACTCACCCGCGCAGCGGCGCAGCAACAAGCCCTGAGCGCGGTGCGCGGCCTGCGCTACGACCACGATGACTACTTCTGGATCAACGACCTCACCCCCGTGATGATCATGCACGCGGCCAACCCCAAGTTGGACGGCCAGAACCTCTCGGCGATCCGCGATCCGGACGGGTTTGCGGTGTTCAATGAATTCGTGAGCCTGGCCAAGGCCAAGGGCGCCGGCATCGTCAATTACCGCTGGCCGAAGCCCGGGGCCGATGCGCCCGTGCAGAAAACCTCGTACATCCAGCTGTTCGAACCCTGGGGCTGGATCATCGGCTCGGGCGTCTATGTGGATGACGTGCAGGCCGAGTTCACCGGCCAGGTGTGGAAAGCCTCCGCTATCGGCCTGGCCATTGCATTGGTCATGACCCTGCTGGTGCTCCTGATCGCGCGCAGTATCGTGCAGCCCTTGCAGGCGGCGGTGAATGCCATGGCCAACATCGCCAGCGGCGAAAGCGACCTGACCCGCAGCCTCGACACCCACGGGCGTGACGAGGTCACCCAGCTCTCGCAGCATTTCAATACTTTCACCGCCAAATTGCGCCAGGTGGTCGGACAATTGCAGGTGTGTGCCAACGCCCTGGGCGAGTCGTCGAGCGAGTTGGGCCATAACGCCAGCCAGGCCCACGACCGCAGCCAGCAACAGTCGCAACAGATGGAATTGGTGGCCACCGCTATCAATGAAGTCACCTACGGCGTGCAGGACGTGGCCAAGAATGCCGAGCACGCCGCCAGCGAAATGCGCGATGCCCAGGCCCAGGCGCAGCAAGGCCAGGTCAACATCGACAGCAGTCTGCAGCAGATCGACCAGCTCTCGGGCACCATCAGCCAGGCCGTTGAGGTGATCCGCACGCTGTCCAGCGAGAGCACCCAGATCGGCGGTGTGCTGGAGGTGATTCGCTCGATTGCCGACCAGACCAACCTGCTCGCCCTTAACGCCGCCATCGAAGCCGCACGGGCCGGCGAACAGGGCCGCGGGTTTGCCGTAGTGGCCGACGAGGTCCGCTTGCTGGCCCAGCGCACGCAGAAATCCACGGCTGAGATCCAGGCAATGATCGAGCGCCTGCAAGGGCATTCGGAAGCGGCGGTCAAAGTGATCAGCGACAGCCACAGCGCCTCGCAACTGACCATCGAGCAAGCCGGGCTGGCCGGCGCAAGCCTCAGTGCCATCGGCCAGGCGCTGCAGAACCTCAACGGCCTGAATGCCTCGATTGCCAGTGCCACCCTGCAACAGGCCCATGTGGTGGAAGATATCAACCAGAACGTCACCCAGGCGGCCGGACTGTCCCACAGCACTGCGCTGGCGGCTGAACAGTCGAGCGTGGCCAGTGCGCAGTTGCGTGGCTTGAGCGAGCAGCTTGACGGGTTGTTGCGTCAGTTCCGAATCTAG
- a CDS encoding undecaprenyl-diphosphate phosphatase yields the protein MDFWTAIQALILGVVEGLTEFLPISSTGHQIIVADLINFGGERFEAFNIIIQLGAILAVVWEFRRKILDVVIGLPTQRNAQRFTVNLIIAVLPAVVLGVIFADLIKHYLFNPITVATALVVGGVIMLWAERRQHAVHAESVDEITWKDALKVGMAQCLAMIPGTSRSGATIIGGLLFGLSRKTATEFSFFLAMPTMVGAALYSGYKYRDLFQPADLPVFAIGFVTSFIFAMIAVKGLLKFIANHSYAAFAWYRIAFGLVILATWQFGWIDWTAVKP from the coding sequence ATGGATTTTTGGACCGCCATACAGGCATTGATTCTTGGCGTAGTCGAGGGGCTGACGGAGTTTCTGCCGATCTCCAGCACCGGCCACCAGATTATCGTCGCCGACCTGATCAATTTCGGCGGCGAGCGTTTCGAGGCTTTCAACATCATTATCCAGCTGGGCGCGATCCTTGCCGTGGTCTGGGAGTTTCGCCGCAAGATCCTCGACGTGGTCATCGGCTTGCCGACTCAGCGCAATGCCCAGCGGTTCACCGTGAACCTGATCATCGCGGTGTTGCCGGCGGTGGTGCTGGGGGTGATTTTCGCTGACCTGATCAAGCATTACCTGTTCAACCCGATCACCGTGGCCACGGCCCTGGTGGTGGGCGGTGTGATCATGTTGTGGGCGGAACGTCGCCAACATGCCGTTCATGCCGAAAGCGTCGACGAGATCACCTGGAAGGACGCGCTCAAGGTCGGCATGGCCCAGTGCCTGGCCATGATCCCGGGCACTTCACGCTCCGGCGCGACGATCATCGGCGGCCTGTTGTTCGGCCTGTCACGCAAGACCGCCACCGAGTTTTCGTTCTTCCTGGCCATGCCGACCATGGTCGGTGCCGCGCTGTACTCGGGCTACAAATACCGCGACCTGTTCCAGCCGGCGGACCTGCCGGTGTTCGCCATTGGCTTTGTCACCTCGTTCATCTTTGCGATGATCGCGGTCAAGGGCCTGCTCAAATTCATCGCCAACCACAGCTACGCGGCCTTTGCCTGGTACCGCATCGCGTTCGGCCTGGTGATCCTGGCAACCTGGCAATTCGGCTGGATCGACTGGACGGCCGTCAAGCCGTGA